Below is a genomic region from Neomonachus schauinslandi chromosome 2, ASM220157v2, whole genome shotgun sequence.
GGACTACTGAGGGActcctggccggctcagtcggtagagcatgtgactcttgatctcagggtcctgaattcaagccccaggttgggcttagagcttacttaaaaaataaaatagatcagtAAAAGTGgattgtattttctaaaaactacaaaatgaaaGGAGCTATTGAGGGTGACATATGGTAGCATGAATTCATATAAACCTGGGTTCCCAAACAACACCCACAGGGGCGAGGTATGTTACAAAATGGAGGGAATGGGGCCAAGCTGGGGAGACCGGGCAGGAGGCTGGTAAATGGCAAGCGCCTGGTCTGAAAAGGGCCGGCCTGATCCCATGGCAGGACAGGCCCCTCCATGCCGCATCTTCCCGGTGTCCCaagaagccagaaatccagatTCCTAGGAGAAATGTCCCGACTTTTCAATCTATAAAAATTCACTTCCTTCGCTGCTTTTCACAAGCCGGGCTGCAGAAAAGCGCTTTTTGATGCAATTCAAAATcaatgtaggattttttttttttaatttcaaactatGAAGTGCTAAGTAaagacatttccttttattgaatAGAGTATCattaagaagataaaatgaagtGCTTTGATCTAAAATTTCAAATGGGTTtcacaaaaacatattttatttattctaaccCAGCAGGATATATGCCCAAATGTATAATCCTCAGACATGGAATTCAGTGGCACTTAATATACGTAATATTGGGTGATTGTAACCAAGAGCTGGACTCTGAACTCCAtagttattaatataaaaaatttcagTGTGACTACTAAATAATTAGTACTGTCAATGGGGTAAATACATTAAGTTACAAATCTTTACATTTGTACataactcattttacaaataaaggttTTAAGACTCAACTGTCCAACTTTCTTTAAACACTAAATGTTGTTGAACAAAAAGTCTGCAATAAATATTCCctcaggtgggtgggggaaatgcTTTTACATAAGATCTGTGTTACAATGAATAtctgagtaaatatttaaaaccttAAACTCCTCATGTGGTTATTGAAATCTTGTATTCTGAAAAAGctcttatattttaaacaaaatttagttattaatttaaaaagtaactgtTCTCACAATGCTAATGTTATTCATGGTTAGGTTGCTCCCCGAATCATAAATAGGTTGTTCAACTGTCCCCTCAGGTTgctgagttgttaatttttttaaaaagaaccttcAATAATTACCATCCAggtgtttttctttgcttgttgATGTACAGATTTGTATTATGACTCACTGAACAACTTAGAATGAAAAAAGAACGCGTAGGCCTTTTCTAAACAGTATAGCTGAGCTGTCCAATTACACATCTTCAGCCAATTTGCAACTTTAAAGTTGAACTGCTGCATATTTGGAATAAAAGTAGCATAAACTGAAATGTAATAATCACCATGTTTTCAAAGCCAGAAAGCAATTCTGTAACACACCCATCCTGTGATTGGAGCCGGGAAGCCTAGGACTAAGACGGCGCCCTGTTTTCCTAGCACATTCCTCCAGGACATTGCGGGGTTCAAGGCAAATTGCCCCGGAAGTCCTTGGGGCAATGGCGACAGCCCTCCACCTGTCTTCCAGGCGTACTATCGCTGTGGCTTGTCAACTGGAACTGAAGTCCGGACAGCTCTTCCCAGGCAGCGGGGGCTCCTGCTGGAGTGGGTAAGCGAAGTACTGGGGTGACACCAGGAAACCGGATGGCTGCGTCAGGTGGATTGGGTGGCCTGTGGTGTAAGGTGGGGGCGATGAGGgcaccaggcagcctggctctgcTCTGGCAAAGGAGAATCTGCGGATGGAGCCCCCGGTGGAGCTGGAGCTGGTGGCTGTGCTGGACTGCCTGGAAGGTGCCCTGAGGCTCGTGGAAGTCAAGATCATGGGCAGGGTCTCTGTCTGGTAGCTGCGGAGTGAGAAGCGGATCGGCTGCTGTGAGGGCTCCTTGGGTCTCAAGCAGGTGCAGCAATAAATAGCCACTAAGGAGCCCAGGATGATGAAGGCAATGAAGATGGAGCCAACGATGAGGAAGGGAACATAGACGGGCTCTAAAAGGTAAAAACAGACACAGGTGTTTGGACAAGAGTCTCCCAAACTCCAGGCAGCTCACGATGGGAGGTAAGCGGCTCAGGAGGACCACCCTTGTCAGCCCAGGCTCTGGGAGCTTGTTACTGGGAATCTCTGACGTGCGAACTGAGATGACTGAATATTCTTGCTCCTAGCGGGGGAAGGAAGCAAACTGATACCGGAGCCTCTGTTAGCAATTAGCCATTGGATTGCACATCTGGAAATCAGAAGGAACAGAACCTACCCTCCTGTTCAAGCTctgaagggaggggaagggtgagTGGTTTGGTCACTTCGACTCCGGATTTAAATCCAGGTTTTGGGTAGTTTT
It encodes:
- the SHISA3 gene encoding protein shisa-3 homolog codes for the protein MGALLALWLLLGWLRWSPAGAQQSGEYCHGWVDVQGNYHEGFQCPEDFDTLDATICCGSCALRYCCAAADARLEQGSCTNDRGELEHPGIAAQPVYVPFLIVGSIFIAFIILGSLVAIYCCTCLRPKEPSQQPIRFSLRSYQTETLPMILTSTSLRAPSRQSSTATSSSSTGGSIRRFSFARAEPGCLVPSSPPPYTTGHPIHLTQPSGFLVSPQYFAYPLQQEPPLPGKSCPDFSSS